One stretch of Macrotis lagotis isolate mMagLag1 chromosome 7, bilby.v1.9.chrom.fasta, whole genome shotgun sequence DNA includes these proteins:
- the CREM gene encoding cAMP-responsive element modulator isoform X17 yields the protein MAVTGDDTAATGDMPTYQIRTPTTALPQGVVMAASPGSLHSPQQLAEEATRKRELRLMKNREAARECRRKKKEYVKCLENRVAVLENQNKTLIEELKALKDLYCHKAE from the exons ATGGCTGTAACTGGAGACGACACAG CAGCTACTGGTGACATGCCAACTTATCAGATCCGAACTCCTACTACTGCTTTGCCACAGGGAGTTGTAATGGCAGCCTCTCCAGGAAGCTTGCATAGTCCACAGCAACTAGCGGAAGAGGCAACCCGCAAACGAGAATTAAGACTTATGAAAAATAG GGAAGCTGCTCGGGAGTGTCGCAGGAAGAAGAAGGAGTATGTCAAATGTCTTGAAAATCGTGTGGCTGTTCTTGAAAACCAAAACAAGACTCTCATTGAGGAACTCAAGGCCCTCAAAGATCTTTATTGCCATAAAGCAGAGTAA
- the CREM gene encoding cAMP-responsive element modulator isoform X16: protein MAVTGDDTAATGDMPTYQIRTPTTALPQGVVMAASPGSLHSPQQLAEEATRKRELRLMKNREAAKECRRRKKEYVKCLESRVAVLEVQNKKLIEELETLKDICSPKTD from the exons ATGGCTGTAACTGGAGACGACACAG CAGCTACTGGTGACATGCCAACTTATCAGATCCGAACTCCTACTACTGCTTTGCCACAGGGAGTTGTAATGGCAGCCTCTCCAGGAAGCTTGCATAGTCCACAGCAACTAGCGGAAGAGGCAACCCGCAAACGAGAATTAAGACTTATGAAAAATAG GGAAGCTGCTAAAGAATGTCGACGTCGAAAGAAAGAATATGTAAAATGTCTGGAGAGTCGTGTTGCAGTGCTGGAAGTTCAGAACAAGAAGCTTATAGAGGAACTTGAAACCTTGAAAGACATTTGCTCTCCCAAAACAGATTAG
- the CREM gene encoding cAMP-responsive element modulator isoform X18, with protein MAVTGDDTATGDMPTYQIRTPTTALPQGVVMAASPGSLHSPQQLAEEATRKRELRLMKNREAAKECRRRKKEYVKCLESRVAVLEVQNKKLIEELETLKDICSPKTD; from the exons ATGGCTGTAACTGGAGACGACACAG CTACTGGTGACATGCCAACTTATCAGATCCGAACTCCTACTACTGCTTTGCCACAGGGAGTTGTAATGGCAGCCTCTCCAGGAAGCTTGCATAGTCCACAGCAACTAGCGGAAGAGGCAACCCGCAAACGAGAATTAAGACTTATGAAAAATAG GGAAGCTGCTAAAGAATGTCGACGTCGAAAGAAAGAATATGTAAAATGTCTGGAGAGTCGTGTTGCAGTGCTGGAAGTTCAGAACAAGAAGCTTATAGAGGAACTTGAAACCTTGAAAGACATTTGCTCTCCCAAAACAGATTAG
- the CREM gene encoding cAMP-responsive element modulator isoform X12, with amino-acid sequence MPTYQIRTPTTALPQGVVMAASPGSLHSPQQLAEEATRKRELRLMKNREAAKECRRRKKEYVKCLESRVAVLEVQNKKLIEELETLKDICSPKTD; translated from the exons ATGCCAACTTATCAGATCCGAACTCCTACTACTGCTTTGCCACAGGGAGTTGTAATGGCAGCCTCTCCAGGAAGCTTGCATAGTCCACAGCAACTAGCGGAAGAGGCAACCCGCAAACGAGAATTAAGACTTATGAAAAATAG GGAAGCTGCTAAAGAATGTCGACGTCGAAAGAAAGAATATGTAAAATGTCTGGAGAGTCGTGTTGCAGTGCTGGAAGTTCAGAACAAGAAGCTTATAGAGGAACTTGAAACCTTGAAAGACATTTGCTCTCCCAAAACAGATTAG